One stretch of Methylopila sp. 73B DNA includes these proteins:
- a CDS encoding extracellular solute-binding protein — protein sequence MSAVAVCALAASWSAASAQTTTLNICYMNHPVQVTNVGILEKHAKAQGVILNKAPVSYAVYLPKITQMLSAGASDQCDIIWNNDDWGQDFAEYLVPMDDVPEVNNVAENQLRPFLNSEGKPTTVSITTTAGIFYYRKDLIPENQVPKTWAELTSLSQKLQSEGKVRWGFVGGMSYTNTFFSFFWTLWNNDCDVYSPAFSRDMDEVTKAGWKPMLDSACQKQTAEFWWDALNKDKISPPGMTTYSRDEANAIFQAGEAAFTVADTVFLGQFNDPRRSKVAGNIGVAQFPQGPSSKGPRTWIDIWGWSIPKAIPAEKQAAAKKLIAAMIVDEEGQIDQWNKTGGPPPNTRFWKTLDKSDALWRQVSSILYDTQHAYDAYYFRNWAAVHKNYSDTLIRAMKGDRDDIAATLASGVQAIHDGAPK from the coding sequence ATGTCGGCCGTCGCGGTCTGCGCGCTCGCCGCGTCGTGGAGCGCGGCGAGCGCGCAGACCACGACGCTCAACATCTGCTACATGAACCATCCCGTTCAAGTCACGAACGTCGGCATCCTCGAGAAGCACGCCAAGGCGCAGGGCGTCATTCTGAACAAGGCGCCGGTGTCCTACGCGGTCTATCTGCCAAAAATCACGCAGATGCTGTCGGCCGGCGCGTCCGACCAATGCGACATCATCTGGAACAACGACGACTGGGGGCAGGATTTCGCGGAATACCTCGTGCCGATGGACGACGTTCCAGAGGTGAACAACGTCGCGGAGAACCAGCTCCGGCCGTTTCTCAACTCCGAGGGCAAGCCCACCACGGTTTCGATCACCACGACCGCCGGCATCTTCTATTATCGCAAAGACCTGATCCCTGAAAACCAGGTGCCGAAGACCTGGGCCGAACTCACCTCCCTCAGCCAGAAGCTCCAGTCCGAAGGGAAGGTCCGTTGGGGCTTCGTCGGAGGCATGAGCTACACCAACACCTTCTTCAGTTTCTTCTGGACCCTCTGGAACAACGATTGCGACGTCTATTCGCCGGCGTTTTCCCGCGACATGGACGAGGTGACGAAGGCTGGCTGGAAGCCGATGCTGGATTCGGCCTGCCAGAAGCAGACGGCCGAATTCTGGTGGGACGCGCTGAACAAGGACAAGATCAGTCCTCCCGGCATGACCACCTACTCGCGCGACGAGGCGAACGCGATCTTCCAGGCCGGCGAAGCCGCCTTCACCGTCGCCGACACCGTGTTCCTCGGACAGTTCAACGACCCCAGGCGCTCCAAGGTCGCCGGCAACATCGGCGTCGCGCAGTTCCCGCAAGGTCCGTCTTCGAAGGGGCCACGCACCTGGATCGACATCTGGGGCTGGTCCATCCCGAAGGCGATCCCGGCCGAGAAACAGGCCGCGGCCAAGAAGCTCATCGCCGCGATGATCGTCGACGAAGAGGGGCAGATCGATCAGTGGAACAAGACCGGCGGTCCGCCCCCGAACACGCGCTTCTGGAAGACGCTCGACAAGAGCGACGCGCTCTGGCGGCAGGTGTCCTCCATCCTCTACGATACGCAGCACGCCTATGACGCCTATTACTTCCGCAACTGGGCCGCTGTGCACAAGAACTACTCGGACACTCTGATCCGCGCGATGAAGGGCGACCGGGACGACATCGCGGCGACGCTTGCGAGCGGCGTGCAGGCGATCCACGACGGCGCGCCGAAGTAA
- a CDS encoding sugar ABC transporter permease: MLLLIAPAALVMICFEIIPILIGMNASFRSWSLVNPTKEWIGLRHYAAILNDPVFLKVVLPNTFLLMVSSVTLSLVGGLALATLLDKPFFGRPIVRTVILLPLTIAPVITATMMRWSFNDQFGVLTNLLAWFGIDGVQWLSDRWPSFIIIILTDVWIWTPWFTIILLAAMQGLPKEPFEAAKIDAASPWRTFTHVVLPMLRPVIIVCVLIRSIDAFRTFDQVWILTGGGPARSTEVFSVYAYVEAFVNLDYGRGAAAAGLGAIIMIIVGVGLYKLVHRVLEV; the protein is encoded by the coding sequence ATGCTCCTTCTCATCGCGCCGGCGGCTCTCGTGATGATCTGCTTCGAGATCATCCCGATCCTCATCGGCATGAACGCGAGCTTCCGCAGTTGGTCGCTCGTGAATCCAACCAAGGAATGGATCGGACTGCGGCACTACGCGGCGATTCTGAACGATCCCGTTTTTCTGAAGGTCGTGCTGCCGAACACCTTCCTGCTGATGGTGTCGTCGGTGACGTTGTCGCTCGTCGGCGGGCTTGCGCTCGCAACCCTGCTCGACAAGCCGTTCTTCGGGCGCCCGATCGTCCGAACCGTCATCCTGCTGCCGCTCACCATCGCGCCGGTCATCACCGCGACGATGATGCGCTGGTCATTCAACGATCAGTTCGGCGTGCTCACGAACCTGCTCGCCTGGTTCGGGATCGACGGCGTGCAGTGGCTCTCGGACCGCTGGCCGAGCTTCATCATCATCATCCTCACCGACGTCTGGATCTGGACTCCCTGGTTCACGATCATCCTTCTCGCGGCGATGCAGGGCCTGCCCAAGGAGCCGTTCGAGGCGGCGAAGATCGACGCAGCCAGTCCATGGCGCACTTTCACCCACGTCGTCCTGCCGATGCTTCGGCCGGTCATCATCGTGTGCGTCCTGATCCGCTCGATCGACGCCTTCCGCACCTTCGACCAAGTCTGGATTCTGACCGGTGGAGGACCCGCGAGGAGCACCGAAGTGTTCAGCGTCTACGCCTACGTCGAGGCGTTCGTGAATCTGGACTATGGCCGAGGAGCCGCCGCCGCGGGCCTCGGCGCGATCATCATGATCATCGTCGGCGTCGGCCTCTACAAACTCGTCCACCGCGTGCTGGAGGTCTGA
- a CDS encoding carbohydrate ABC transporter permease: MSSLSYPATADAPLERDAPGSAPWLGLAAKRVLLILCVLAVLLIFTGPILILFVTSLRPPWGVFYVWRGTEFTFDNYLEVMQQPRIVHAMINSFVIATLATVVSLGVTVGSGYMLSRFSGRIQKTWFASIYIFRTVPYISFVLPLYLVTTRVGIYDTYLGLLLPHIAVHICFFSWLMKGFFDGINPSMEHAALIDGCTRWGAFLRVALPAAGPGIAALAILSWLWTWNEFLFALILTGQRTPMITSTMAQFVTETGTEWNLMSATAALAMVPALIVTIFGQKYVIRGLRM; this comes from the coding sequence GTGAGCAGCCTGTCCTATCCGGCCACGGCGGACGCCCCGCTGGAACGTGACGCCCCCGGCAGCGCCCCTTGGCTGGGGCTCGCCGCGAAACGCGTTCTGCTCATCCTGTGCGTTCTCGCCGTCCTTCTGATCTTCACGGGCCCGATCCTCATTCTGTTCGTCACGTCGCTCAGGCCGCCATGGGGCGTGTTCTATGTCTGGCGCGGAACCGAGTTCACCTTCGACAACTACCTCGAAGTGATGCAGCAGCCGCGCATCGTGCACGCGATGATCAACAGCTTCGTCATCGCGACCCTCGCGACCGTCGTGTCCCTCGGGGTTACTGTCGGAAGCGGGTACATGCTGTCGCGATTCTCAGGCCGGATTCAGAAGACCTGGTTCGCATCGATCTACATATTTCGCACGGTGCCCTACATCTCGTTCGTTCTGCCGCTGTACCTGGTGACGACGCGCGTCGGCATCTACGACACCTATCTCGGCCTGCTGCTGCCGCACATCGCCGTCCACATCTGCTTCTTCTCATGGCTGATGAAAGGCTTCTTCGACGGCATCAACCCCTCGATGGAGCATGCGGCGCTGATCGACGGCTGCACCAGGTGGGGCGCCTTCCTGCGCGTCGCGCTGCCGGCGGCCGGCCCCGGAATCGCGGCGCTCGCGATCCTCTCCTGGCTCTGGACGTGGAACGAGTTCCTGTTCGCGCTCATCCTCACCGGTCAACGCACGCCGATGATCACCTCGACGATGGCCCAGTTTGTCACCGAGACCGGGACGGAGTGGAACCTCATGAGCGCGACCGCCGCGCTTGCGATGGTTCCGGCGCTGATCGTGACGATCTTCGGCCAGAAATACGTGATCCGCGGCCTGCGGATGTGA
- the ugpC gene encoding sn-glycerol-3-phosphate ABC transporter ATP-binding protein UgpC — protein sequence MAEVSLQGVEKRYGSLRVVQDVNLEIAEKEFVVLVGPSGCGKSTTLRMIAGLESISGGTIKIGGRVVNDLAPKDRDIAMVFQNYALYQHMTVYDNLAFGLRNRKTPEDVIRREVERATAILGLDPLLKRKPTQLSGGQQQRVALGRCIVRHPQVFLFDEPLSNLDAKLRAQMRIELKKLRERVATTSVYVTHDQVEAMTLGDRVVVMKDGLIQQVGAPLDIYNRPVNRFVAGFMGAPAMNFIAVDLVSEGDVTRATAKDFSIRIPDAQSVALLGQNLRAVVMGVRPEHIHLGAAPDGAAAFSGPVEVTEQLGAEMVVGVRSADALIMASRVPPETPLGLHEVAPFWMDPKALHFFNPRTEAVIR from the coding sequence ATGGCTGAAGTTTCGCTTCAGGGCGTCGAAAAGCGCTACGGCTCGCTGCGGGTCGTGCAGGACGTCAATCTCGAGATTGCGGAGAAGGAATTCGTCGTGCTGGTCGGCCCGTCAGGCTGCGGCAAGTCGACGACGCTCAGGATGATCGCCGGTCTCGAGTCGATTTCGGGCGGGACGATCAAGATCGGGGGGCGGGTCGTCAACGATCTGGCGCCGAAAGACCGGGACATCGCGATGGTGTTCCAGAATTACGCGCTCTACCAGCACATGACGGTCTACGACAATCTGGCGTTCGGCCTGCGCAACCGAAAGACGCCGGAAGACGTCATCCGGCGGGAGGTGGAAAGGGCGACCGCTATTCTCGGGCTCGACCCGCTGCTCAAGCGGAAGCCGACGCAACTGTCCGGCGGGCAGCAGCAACGCGTGGCGCTCGGCCGCTGCATCGTGCGGCATCCGCAGGTGTTCCTGTTCGACGAACCGCTGTCGAACCTCGACGCCAAGCTGCGCGCGCAGATGCGGATCGAGCTCAAGAAGCTCCGCGAGCGCGTGGCGACGACCTCGGTCTACGTTACGCACGACCAGGTCGAGGCCATGACGCTCGGCGATCGCGTGGTGGTGATGAAGGACGGCCTGATCCAGCAGGTCGGCGCGCCGCTCGACATCTACAACCGCCCGGTGAACCGCTTCGTCGCGGGCTTCATGGGCGCGCCGGCGATGAACTTCATCGCGGTCGATCTCGTCAGCGAAGGCGACGTCACCCGCGCCACCGCGAAAGACTTCAGCATCCGGATCCCGGACGCCCAGTCGGTCGCGCTGCTTGGCCAGAACCTTCGTGCGGTGGTGATGGGCGTGCGGCCCGAGCACATCCATCTGGGCGCGGCGCCCGACGGCGCGGCGGCGTTTTCCGGCCCGGTGGAGGTGACGGAGCAGCTCGGCGCGGAGATGGTCGTCGGCGTGCGTTCGGCCGACGCGCTGATCATGGCCTCGCGCGTGCCGCCCGAGACGCCGCTTGGCCTGCACGAGGTCGCGCCGTTCTGGATGGACCCCAAGGCGCTGCATTTCTTCAATCCGCGGACCGAGGCGGTGATCCGATGA
- a CDS encoding CaiB/BaiF CoA-transferase family protein, translated as MSEAPTLLAGMKVLSFCHYLQGPAASQYLADMGADVVKVEPPSGAFERGWAGADTFVGDVSAFFLSGNRNKRSLAIDLKTPEGKALALDLIAQFDVVLENYRPGVMDRLGIGYGAAQAVNPRIVYASATGFGSDGPMRDRPGQDLLVQARVGLMAATGDASVAPTPVGCAAVDQHGASLLAMGVLGAYVRALKTGRGARVEASLFNAGIDLQAEALALYYSGGRDASVLRRDRRLATWFHQAPYGVYALAEGFVALSLSSLAAVARALDSEDLAALAALDPYVERDAVAVAVAGALEGRAYDEVSRAFDRENVWHQRVQDYDDLRRDPQAIFNGAFREIPVGDGVATVAGHPLRYDGAAPSRADYALEIGQHTEEVLAEAGLSPDAIRRLAEAGAVTIPNRKACAA; from the coding sequence ATGAGCGAGGCTCCGACGCTGCTCGCCGGCATGAAGGTGCTGAGCTTCTGCCATTACCTGCAGGGACCGGCGGCGAGCCAGTACCTCGCCGACATGGGCGCGGACGTAGTGAAGGTGGAGCCGCCCAGCGGCGCCTTCGAGCGAGGCTGGGCCGGCGCCGACACCTTCGTCGGGGACGTCAGCGCCTTCTTCCTCAGCGGAAACCGCAACAAGCGCAGCCTGGCGATCGACTTGAAGACCCCGGAAGGAAAGGCGCTTGCGCTCGACCTGATCGCGCAGTTCGACGTCGTGCTGGAGAATTATCGTCCGGGGGTCATGGACCGCCTTGGAATCGGCTACGGGGCGGCGCAGGCCGTAAACCCGCGCATCGTCTACGCCTCCGCGACCGGCTTCGGCTCCGACGGGCCGATGCGCGACCGCCCGGGGCAGGATCTTCTGGTGCAGGCCCGCGTGGGGCTGATGGCGGCCACAGGCGACGCGTCCGTGGCGCCTACGCCGGTCGGCTGCGCCGCCGTGGACCAGCACGGCGCGTCTCTGCTCGCAATGGGGGTCCTGGGCGCCTATGTCCGCGCGCTGAAGACGGGGCGCGGCGCCCGGGTGGAGGCGAGCCTGTTCAACGCGGGCATCGACCTGCAGGCGGAGGCGCTCGCGCTTTACTACTCCGGCGGCCGGGACGCGTCCGTGCTGCGCAGGGACCGGCGGCTCGCCACGTGGTTCCACCAGGCGCCCTACGGCGTCTACGCCCTCGCCGAGGGCTTCGTCGCGCTTTCACTGTCGAGCCTCGCAGCGGTCGCGCGCGCCCTCGACAGCGAGGACCTCGCCGCGCTCGCAGCCCTAGACCCTTACGTCGAGCGCGACGCTGTGGCGGTGGCCGTCGCCGGGGCGCTCGAAGGGCGCGCCTATGACGAGGTGTCCCGCGCCTTCGATCGCGAGAACGTCTGGCACCAGCGGGTTCAGGACTACGACGACCTGCGACGCGACCCGCAAGCGATCTTCAACGGCGCGTTCCGCGAGATCCCCGTCGGCGACGGCGTCGCCACCGTCGCGGGGCATCCCTTGCGCTACGACGGCGCCGCGCCGTCGCGCGCCGACTACGCGCTTGAGATCGGCCAGCACACCGAAGAGGTGCTCGCGGAGGCCGGCCTCTCCCCCGACGCGATCCGCCGCCTCGCCGAGGCCGGAGCCGTCACGATCCCGAACAGAAAGGCCTGCGCCGCATGA
- a CDS encoding MaoC family dehydratase, giving the protein MTIMHAKIGDQVKFSKTVGESDVYMFAGLTGDLSQNHVDEEFMSKSIFGHRIAHGALLIGFMSTASTRMIEISLGKGIDSTPVSLGYDGIRFLKPVFLNDTITVTYTIESVDEAKRRSLSNIEVTNQRGELCAVGKHHIKWTRNEAAADVAA; this is encoded by the coding sequence ATGACCATTATGCATGCGAAGATCGGAGACCAGGTGAAGTTCTCCAAGACCGTGGGCGAAAGCGACGTCTACATGTTCGCCGGGCTCACCGGCGACCTGTCGCAGAACCATGTCGACGAAGAGTTCATGTCGAAGTCGATTTTCGGCCATCGGATCGCGCACGGCGCCTTGCTGATCGGCTTCATGTCGACGGCCTCGACCCGGATGATCGAAATCAGCTTGGGCAAGGGCATCGACTCGACGCCGGTCTCGCTGGGCTACGACGGCATCCGCTTCCTGAAGCCGGTGTTCCTGAACGACACGATCACCGTGACCTACACGATCGAGTCGGTCGACGAGGCGAAGCGCCGCTCGCTCTCCAACATCGAGGTGACGAACCAGCGGGGCGAACTCTGTGCGGTCGGAAAGCACCACATCAAGTGGACGCGTAACGAGGCCGCCGCCGACGTCGCGGCCTGA
- a CDS encoding FAD-binding protein: MGEDIREVVTDVLVIGSGGAALRAVLSAQDGGAEVLVVIKGEFRRSGATFHSVAEVGAFNVPDGAGDPADDPDVFLADMLTAGQGMSDHRLSGILAAEAEDALRYLEGYGVHFERSEDTGRYLTYQACFSSKSRSHVIKDHFKPIVKALGTEASRRGVRVMDRLMVVDLIVRDGACLGAYALADDGATVVIRAKATIMTTGGASQLFATNLYPSDITGDGYAMAWRAGAHLANMEFMQAGVSLIHPFVNLFGNYLWDAAPRLADRDGRPFVADYLPEGLIVAEVLAEKQRHFPFSSSDISRYVEISIQKAINEGRATEKGGVHLDFIGCDFDRLLADKSRSFGRMWAMTYHWHKEKGADLYADTVQIACSAHAVNGGLRIDEDAESNIKGLFAAGEVAAGPHGADRLGGNMSVTCQVFGGRAGRAAAARAKAVGHPAVDAHDAHRGFLAAFAGQGALDLAVLRRELQERANRSLLILRSAAGLSDFRAFCAEAKQRLRQESRIETAEDRVRALELNNLIEVGDMMALAALNRPESRGSHYREDFPMVDRSLETNIVIDQSAPDGFIRARLADL, from the coding sequence ATGGGCGAGGACATCCGCGAGGTCGTCACCGACGTCCTCGTGATCGGCAGCGGCGGCGCGGCGCTCCGCGCCGTGCTGAGCGCGCAGGACGGCGGCGCCGAGGTGCTGGTCGTGATCAAGGGCGAGTTCCGCCGCAGCGGAGCCACCTTCCATTCCGTCGCGGAGGTGGGCGCCTTCAACGTGCCGGACGGCGCCGGCGACCCGGCGGACGACCCGGACGTCTTCCTCGCCGACATGCTCACTGCGGGGCAGGGGATGTCCGATCATCGCCTGAGCGGGATCCTCGCCGCCGAGGCGGAGGACGCTCTGCGCTATCTGGAGGGGTACGGCGTCCATTTCGAGCGGAGCGAGGACACCGGCCGCTACCTGACCTACCAGGCCTGCTTCTCCTCCAAATCCCGCTCGCACGTCATCAAGGACCACTTCAAGCCGATCGTGAAGGCGCTCGGAACCGAAGCGTCGCGCCGCGGCGTGCGGGTGATGGACAGGCTGATGGTCGTGGACCTCATCGTCCGCGACGGCGCGTGCCTCGGCGCCTATGCGCTCGCCGACGACGGCGCGACGGTGGTGATCCGCGCCAAGGCCACGATCATGACGACCGGCGGCGCGAGCCAACTGTTCGCGACCAACCTCTACCCCTCGGACATCACCGGCGACGGCTACGCCATGGCCTGGCGGGCCGGCGCGCACCTCGCCAACATGGAGTTCATGCAGGCGGGCGTCAGCCTGATCCACCCTTTCGTCAACCTGTTCGGCAACTACCTCTGGGACGCCGCGCCCCGCCTCGCCGACCGCGACGGCCGGCCATTCGTCGCGGACTACCTGCCGGAGGGCCTCATCGTGGCCGAGGTGCTCGCCGAGAAGCAGAGGCACTTCCCGTTCTCGTCCAGCGACATCTCGCGCTACGTCGAGATATCGATCCAGAAAGCGATCAACGAGGGCCGCGCGACGGAGAAGGGCGGCGTCCACCTCGACTTCATCGGCTGCGACTTCGATCGCCTGCTCGCCGACAAGAGCCGCAGCTTCGGGCGGATGTGGGCGATGACCTACCACTGGCACAAGGAGAAAGGCGCGGACCTCTACGCCGACACGGTGCAGATCGCCTGCTCGGCCCACGCCGTCAACGGCGGCCTCCGGATCGACGAAGACGCCGAGTCCAACATCAAAGGCCTGTTCGCGGCCGGAGAGGTCGCCGCAGGACCGCACGGAGCGGACCGGCTCGGCGGCAACATGTCCGTCACCTGCCAGGTCTTCGGCGGCCGCGCCGGACGGGCGGCGGCGGCGCGGGCGAAAGCGGTCGGCCATCCAGCCGTGGACGCGCACGACGCGCACCGCGGCTTCCTCGCCGCCTTCGCCGGCCAGGGGGCGCTCGACCTCGCGGTCCTCCGCCGGGAGTTGCAGGAGAGGGCGAACCGCAGCCTGCTCATCCTGAGGAGCGCCGCCGGCCTGTCGGACTTCCGCGCGTTCTGCGCCGAGGCGAAACAGCGGCTTCGCCAGGAATCGCGGATCGAAACCGCCGAAGACCGGGTGAGGGCGCTCGAACTCAACAACCTGATCGAGGTCGGCGACATGATGGCGCTCGCCGCGCTCAACCGACCCGAAAGCCGCGGCAGCCATTATCGTGAGGACTTTCCGATGGTCGACCGTTCGCTCGAGACGAACATCGTCATCGATCAATCCGCGCCCGATGGCTTCATCCGCGCCAGGTTGGCAGATCTTTAG
- a CDS encoding ABC transporter ATP-binding protein, with protein sequence MQAILAAEHVTKIYAVHAKETTAVRDVSLDIREGEFVCLLGTSGCGKSTMLNLFAGFTQPTNGRVLLRGQPITRIEPRCGMVFQSYALFPWKTVRQNVEFGPKMKGLPSARQRELAGHYIAMVKLSGFENHYPAELSGGMQQRVTLARSLAADPEVLLMDEPFAALDAMTRQVMQEELLAIQEASGKTVVFITHNIDEAILLSDRIVVMAANPGRVTAVIENPLNRPRDLAAQATPAYAALKSRIWDLVVGDVRGALAGRAGRA encoded by the coding sequence ATGCAAGCGATCCTCGCCGCCGAGCACGTCACCAAGATCTACGCCGTCCACGCCAAGGAGACGACCGCCGTCCGCGACGTCTCGCTCGACATCCGCGAGGGCGAGTTCGTCTGCCTGCTCGGCACCTCCGGCTGCGGCAAGTCGACGATGCTGAACCTGTTCGCGGGCTTCACCCAGCCGACCAACGGCCGCGTGCTGCTGCGCGGCCAGCCGATCACCAGGATCGAGCCCCGCTGTGGAATGGTGTTTCAGTCCTATGCGCTGTTTCCCTGGAAGACGGTGCGGCAGAACGTCGAGTTTGGCCCGAAGATGAAGGGGTTGCCTTCGGCGCGACAGCGGGAGCTCGCCGGGCACTACATCGCGATGGTGAAGCTGTCGGGCTTCGAGAACCACTATCCCGCGGAGCTTTCCGGCGGCATGCAACAGAGGGTGACGCTGGCGCGCAGCCTCGCGGCCGACCCGGAAGTGCTGCTGATGGACGAGCCCTTCGCCGCGCTTGACGCCATGACCCGGCAGGTGATGCAGGAGGAGTTGCTCGCGATCCAGGAGGCGAGCGGCAAGACGGTGGTGTTCATCACCCACAACATCGATGAGGCGATCCTGCTGTCGGACCGCATCGTCGTGATGGCCGCCAACCCTGGCCGCGTGACGGCGGTGATCGAGAACCCGCTCAATCGACCGCGCGACCTCGCGGCTCAGGCGACGCCCGCCTACGCCGCGCTCAAGAGCCGGATCTGGGACCTCGTGGTCGGCGACGTCCGCGGCGCCCTGGCGGGCCGCGCTGGCCGCGCCTGA
- a CDS encoding ABC transporter permease has protein sequence MTRSVAIPLFALGRPGGWSTRGSILLLNVLGVAGFLLLWQVATAGGFLSPLFLPSPGQVLSEAAQVAATGELWRSIVDSSRRVFFGFALAALFAVPLGVLMGLWAPARALVGPFVSLLRPLPSITWIPLTMLWLGIGEAQKIAIVFMGTWVYILVYTVESTKRVDPLLIKAARNLGASDLSVMREVILPGALPGILAGLKVSLAISWSCVLSAEMVAAQSGLGALIWNAKDWSNLALVLVGMVCISLTVLVADLAAGVIERLLQPWERHRHV, from the coding sequence ATGACCCGATCCGTCGCGATCCCGCTGTTCGCCCTCGGCCGCCCCGGCGGGTGGTCCACCCGCGGATCAATCCTGCTGCTGAACGTCCTCGGCGTCGCGGGCTTTCTGCTGCTGTGGCAGGTCGCGACGGCCGGCGGCTTCCTCTCGCCGCTGTTCCTGCCTTCCCCCGGCCAGGTGCTGAGCGAGGCCGCGCAGGTCGCCGCCACCGGAGAACTGTGGCGCTCGATCGTGGACTCCTCCCGCCGCGTGTTCTTCGGCTTCGCGCTAGCCGCGCTGTTCGCGGTGCCGCTCGGCGTGCTGATGGGGCTGTGGGCGCCCGCGCGGGCGCTGGTCGGGCCGTTCGTCTCGCTGCTGCGCCCCCTGCCCTCGATCACCTGGATCCCCCTGACGATGCTGTGGCTCGGCATCGGCGAGGCCCAGAAGATCGCGATCGTCTTCATGGGGACCTGGGTCTACATCCTGGTCTACACGGTCGAGAGCACGAAACGGGTCGATCCGCTGCTGATCAAGGCGGCGCGCAATCTCGGCGCGTCCGACCTTTCCGTGATGCGCGAGGTCATTCTCCCCGGCGCCCTGCCCGGCATTCTCGCCGGCCTCAAGGTCAGCCTCGCGATCTCCTGGTCCTGCGTGCTCTCGGCCGAGATGGTTGCGGCCCAGAGCGGCCTCGGCGCGCTGATCTGGAACGCGAAGGACTGGAGCAACCTCGCGCTCGTCCTGGTCGGCATGGTCTGCATCTCGCTGACCGTCCTCGTCGCGGACCTCGCGGCCGGCGTGATCGAGCGCCTGCTGCAGCCGTGGGAACGGCACCGTCACGTCTGA
- a CDS encoding ABC transporter substrate-binding protein, protein MAFETTVHAAVRRSGRVVPALALALAVTLGLGAGARPATADDAPLKKLDFAGSVTWLGQIPILVAIDKGFFKEQGLDVGVQVILNSSDRVRAITAGSVAFSNLGRTAVISEMARGNKSFYYFANVDDSPGNEGCWARPGFASLSDLKGKKIAANASAEITLVGLLKEASMTTKDVELVNLPPNEMVVALANSDVDAACVWRPVLDKLKTAAPDGKMLGTDKDTESFRAFGTMSSPDIMIISKKLVDEDPDSARKIAIAVMKGADFATKEPEETARTVAHYFKQPPEVVLAGVKDFKYFGAAGWPDHIKRHTEQMKRLAAYLAEAGKIPATPPVEEWMNVSFIPAP, encoded by the coding sequence ATGGCATTCGAAACCACAGTGCATGCGGCGGTCCGGCGAAGCGGGCGTGTCGTTCCAGCTCTGGCGCTGGCGCTGGCCGTGACGCTCGGTCTCGGCGCGGGCGCCCGGCCGGCGACCGCGGACGACGCGCCGCTTAAGAAGCTGGACTTTGCGGGATCCGTGACCTGGCTCGGCCAGATCCCCATTCTCGTGGCGATCGACAAGGGCTTCTTCAAGGAGCAGGGGCTCGACGTCGGCGTGCAGGTGATCCTGAACTCGTCCGACCGGGTGCGCGCAATCACGGCGGGCTCCGTCGCCTTCAGCAATCTCGGCCGCACCGCTGTCATCAGTGAAATGGCCCGGGGCAACAAGAGCTTCTACTACTTCGCGAACGTCGACGACTCGCCCGGCAACGAGGGATGCTGGGCGCGCCCCGGGTTCGCGTCGCTCAGCGACCTCAAGGGCAAGAAGATCGCCGCCAACGCCTCCGCCGAGATCACGCTGGTCGGCCTCCTGAAGGAGGCCTCGATGACGACCAAGGACGTTGAACTCGTCAACCTGCCGCCGAACGAGATGGTGGTCGCGCTCGCCAACAGCGACGTTGACGCCGCCTGCGTGTGGCGCCCGGTGCTCGACAAGCTGAAGACCGCAGCGCCGGACGGAAAGATGCTCGGCACCGACAAGGACACCGAGTCGTTCCGCGCCTTCGGCACCATGTCGTCGCCCGACATCATGATCATCTCGAAGAAGCTCGTCGATGAGGACCCCGACTCGGCGCGGAAGATCGCCATAGCTGTGATGAAGGGCGCCGACTTCGCGACGAAGGAGCCGGAAGAGACGGCGCGGACCGTAGCGCACTACTTCAAGCAGCCGCCGGAGGTCGTGCTCGCCGGCGTCAAGGACTTCAAATATTTCGGCGCCGCCGGCTGGCCCGATCACATCAAGCGCCACACCGAACAGATGAAGCGCCTCGCCGCCTACCTCGCGGAGGCCGGCAAGATCCCGGCGACGCCGCCCGTCGAGGAGTGGATGAACGTCAGCTTCATTCCCGCGCCCTGA